Sequence from the Verrucomicrobiia bacterium genome:
CGATAAGCCCGACGCGGTATATTTTATTTCGTCAGGCGAGGTCCAGGTGGTGTTGCCAGGAAAGCGGATCAAATTAAGCGCAGGGAGTTTCTTTGGTGAAATGGCCTTGTTGAGCGGGGCAGTGCGGACGGCGGACGTGACTGCCCTGGACTATTGCACCTTTCTGACGATCAACCAGCGTGACTTCCGCGAACTGCTGCGCAGATATCCCGGAATGCGCGGGCACATCGCCGATCTCGCTGAGCAACGGAGCAACATGAACCGGGTTTTGCAACCGACAGCTCCATGACTGGGTTCTAAGCTGATGATGAGGAGAATGAACCCGCACACAAGCAAGGTAATCGTGAGTCTCCACCATCGCACGATTGCGAATGCGGCTGTCGCCAAATCAATAAGACCGACCATAATCGCGAGAAGTTCAAGCATCAGTCACCACGCAGGCATCGACGCTGCACCTGCACGCCGCCAAACACCAGCCGAAACTCGCCCGTGATTTTGCCCAGCGTGCGGGTGTCGTCGCGTGCCGTCAGAGCCGTGACAGATCACGGCGTCGGCTCTGGCGCCTTGTTGGACTTCTTTATACGACCAGGAAACCACCTCGGAACTCGGTCGCAATACTCTTTGAACGTCGAACCGAAACGCCCCTGCAGTTCGGGCTCTTCAAATCGCACCACGGCCACGTGGAAGTAGATAAATAAGAGCAGCGGCAAGCCCAGATCCACTGGACGCCAAGGAGGATAGAGCAGACCTACGCCGAGCAGCAGCGTGATCCCTCCCAGATAGATCGGATTTCTGACGTATCGGAATGGCCCATCCGTGACGGGCGCGCTGGCGACTCCTCCGCCTCCTTGACGCTCGCCGCGCGCGAGGGTCACGGTGCTCGAAAAATGGAGAACGAGTCCGACGATAACGACAGCTCCGCCCAGCCAACCAAGGGGATCGGTGCGCACCGCCAAAACGCTCGTGCCGTCGGTTTTGAAATACGCGAGGCCTGCGGCCGCGCCCAACCAGATGACGGAGCGAAGCGCAGCGTTGATCCAGAATTGTAGACTCACGTTTTCCCTTCTGGGATTACCCAACGATAAGGGAGAGCGACCGCCGCTGGGAGCGGGCTAAGGCAAGCACGATCGGTTGAAATTCCCAGCCCGGCCGGCAATCTGCCAGGCGCGGCGGCGGTTCTGCCGCCCACTCTGGTTGGGCGTCGTGCTCACACAAAAACGTCACTTTCGGGTTCGCAAATAGTCGGAAAGCTTTGAGCCGTCGGGAACCTGAGTTTCAATCGTCAACAATTTTGACGTGAAGTAAACGACAGCTAGGGGAATCGTGATTACAAAGAAGCAGAGTAGCACGAGGATGATCCAACTGCCGTGCCATTCGTATCGAGTAACTTTATCCATATGCGGATTTGGGTCGCTAAGTTGTCATATCAACGACCAAGCTCACGCACAGCCGCCAGGCTGACGCATGAACTGGAACGATGATGTTGGAATTTCATAAGCCGCTCAACTGCCCAGGATGGCGGCTGTTGCGTGCAGCGCCTTGTTGAACGAAGCCGCTGTGCGGCGGGGGAGACGAGTGGATGGGCGGCTTCGCATGATTTGATGCATTGGTGGTTTCCTTTGCGTGCGCTTTCTCCGATCTTCGTTGACGGCGGGCCAGCACACACGCTGGCTCCGCTTTTCTAACGTCAACATTCAATCAACTGCGTCATGCATATAAAAAAAGTTGCCCGCACGCCATCCTTAATTCCTTCGCCGATGATCTGAAGCTGCTCAGTCTTTCATCCGCACATTCATTAGCTCATCCCCGGTGGCGGACTCGGTCCCGACGGCCGGCAATGGATCGCCTCGGACAAAAAGTTCCTGCTCCATCACAAGGCCTTGGGCGCCCACGTGCGCACACTCTTTAAGGAACGATTGCTCAAGGAACATCCCGCACTGTTCGCGCAGGTGCCCAAGTCCGTTTGGAAAAATCCATGGAACGTCGGTTCCCAGGCCGCCGATTCCGGAGAGAATGCCTTGCGTTATCTGGCGCGTTACATCTTCAAGACCGCCACCGGCAATCGCAAAGTCATCCTGCTGCCGGAGGACAAGGTTCTGTGGACCTATCGCGACAGCAAAACCCGCAAGTTCACTTCCATCAAGCTGGAGCCGCTGGAAGGATGAGCCGCTTTTTGCAGCACACTTTGCCGCGCGGGTTTGCCCGCGTGCGCACCTTCGGCTGGTTGCGCCAGGCAAGCACTGAACAAAGCGTTTCGATCTGCAGGGCCAGGCTCACTAGCGCGTCAAGGTCTGTCCCAAGGCGTGTCGGAAGGTTGCCGCCAAAAACAATCCGCAAAGAAGACCTTCGTTTGCAAGCCCCTCTGAACCTTTGACGCGGCTTCGTCCAACCCGGGAATGCAAATAACCTGAAGCGAAGGGGAACCACACCGTTC
This genomic interval carries:
- a CDS encoding isoprenylcysteine carboxylmethyltransferase family protein, encoding MSLQFWINAALRSVIWLGAAAGLAYFKTDGTSVLAVRTDPLGWLGGAVVIVGLVLHFSSTVTLARGERQGGGGVASAPVTDGPFRYVRNPIYLGGITLLLGVGLLYPPWRPVDLGLPLLLFIYFHVAVVRFEEPELQGRFGSTFKEYCDRVPRWFPGRIKKSNKAPEPTP
- a CDS encoding transposase encodes the protein MPGGGLGPDGRQWIASDKKFLLHHKALGAHVRTLFKERLLKEHPALFAQVPKSVWKNPWNVGSQAADSGENALRYLARYIFKTATGNRKVILLPEDKVLWTYRDSKTRKFTSIKLEPLEG